A single genomic interval of Corvus cornix cornix isolate S_Up_H32 chromosome 1, ASM73873v5, whole genome shotgun sequence harbors:
- the C1H21orf62 gene encoding uncharacterized protein C21orf62 homolog, giving the protein MKPIAYPAFSICLALILARFLGIHISFVRSQKNHTLIFTKENTVRNCSCSVAIRDCDYCLANLMCNCKTVLPSTMEKTTYNSHLTIWFTDTSVLEMVLSFTRLWDLKLSFCGTTPLPTEYLAIWGLRKLRVNKVKGQFPEQSVTICGNNNHDKEDLLEVHNKDRQMLAHISFLDTSLFNGYSLLKSYSVENVSSIMKHFPSLPYSDVFSTSDNESYVVTFIY; this is encoded by the coding sequence ATGAAGCCAATAGCCTACCCTGCTTTCTCCATTTGTCTGGCTCTCATTTTGGCCAGGTTCCTTGGCATACACATCAGTTTTGTGAGAAGTCAGAAGAACCACACGCTAATTTTCACTAAGGAAAACACAGTTCGCAACTGCAGCTGTTCTGTGGCTATCCGTGACTGTGATTACTGCCTGGCAAACTTGATGTGCAACTGCAAAACAGTGCTGCCTTCTACCATGGAAAAAACTACCTACAACAGCCACCTGACCATCTGGTTCACAGACACCTCTGTGCTGGAGATGGTCCTCAGCTTCACAAGGTTGTGGGATTTGAAGCTGTCCTTCTGTGGCACCACTCCTCTCCCAACGGAATATCTGGCCATTTGGGGACTTCGAAAGCTCCGGGTAAACAAGGTCAAGGGACAATTTCCAGAGCAGAGCGTAACCATCTGCGGCAACAACAACCATGACAAAGAAGACTTGCTTGAGGTGCACAACAAAGACAGGCAAATGCTTgcacatatttcttttctggatACCTCCCTTTTCAATGGCTATTCATTGCTGAAGTCATACAGTGTGGAAAACGTCTCTAGTATCATGAAGCACTTTCCCAGCCTCCCTTACTCTGATGTTTTCTCAACCTCAGATAACGAGAGCTACGTTGTAACATTCATTTACTGA